The Saprospiraceae bacterium genome includes a window with the following:
- a CDS encoding lysophospholipid acyltransferase family protein, producing the protein MPIVTNIEIADTLGLSKFGHLGTSLSNGLMHMLSISDLNKIYDTYSYLDGLDFINAVLNELGIKVEISDADKKKIPIDKPFIAIGNHPLGGIDGLIMMKILMECHPKAMILANFLLCKIKPIADHICPVNPFETRKDVFRSTSGIRSALIHLEANIPLGIFPAGEVSQKSNFLNGKITDKIWDKSALKLIKKANVPVIPMYFNAQNSPMFYFMAGIHHNFRTAGLPGEVMKTRNKKIQVRIGSPIGPNTLKNYDDIDSFGDMLRQQLEVLTFFKKRRKKIINLEQYKFKKVQNIAQSVSKETIKTIIQKMEIAGDMLFSSGDYKIFFTKIDNKPELLHEIGRLREITFRSVGEGTNKSIDTDHYDHYYHHLILWDDQNKAIAGAYRLGLGKKIYQKYGINGFYIQELFHLQDKMHEIMSQSIEMGRSFIVQNYQQKPTPLFNLWKGIMIVAQQYPDHKYLIGAASISNDFSDCSKALITRYLEHHYLDQRFSSHIKPKKHYKYPLNPLQKRTLKELINGDICDADKIISNIEPDGKKIPILIKKYLKQNASVLGINVDPTFNNALDVLMYIEIKKLKTDIFER; encoded by the coding sequence ATGCCTATTGTAACAAATATAGAGATAGCAGACACTTTGGGTTTATCAAAATTTGGACATCTGGGTACATCGCTTAGTAATGGACTGATGCATATGCTCAGTATTTCAGACTTAAACAAGATATATGATACCTACTCTTATTTAGATGGGCTTGATTTTATCAATGCTGTATTAAATGAATTGGGTATCAAAGTCGAAATATCGGATGCAGATAAGAAGAAGATCCCTATAGATAAACCATTTATAGCCATAGGTAATCATCCCCTTGGTGGAATTGACGGATTGATCATGATGAAAATCTTAATGGAATGCCACCCAAAAGCCATGATTTTGGCCAATTTTTTACTTTGTAAAATCAAACCCATAGCTGATCATATTTGCCCTGTCAATCCTTTCGAAACCCGAAAAGACGTTTTTAGGAGTACCAGCGGCATCAGATCTGCATTAATTCACTTAGAAGCAAACATTCCTCTTGGCATTTTTCCTGCGGGTGAGGTTTCTCAAAAGTCCAATTTTCTTAATGGTAAGATAACCGATAAAATCTGGGATAAAAGTGCTTTAAAACTTATAAAAAAAGCCAATGTCCCTGTAATACCAATGTATTTTAATGCGCAAAACAGCCCAATGTTTTATTTTATGGCAGGTATCCACCATAATTTCAGAACTGCCGGTTTACCAGGTGAAGTGATGAAGACCAGAAATAAAAAAATTCAGGTACGCATTGGTTCACCAATTGGTCCCAACACACTAAAAAATTACGACGATATAGACAGTTTCGGAGACATGCTCAGACAACAATTAGAAGTACTGACATTCTTCAAAAAAAGAAGAAAAAAAATCATCAATTTAGAGCAGTATAAGTTTAAAAAAGTACAAAATATTGCCCAAAGCGTTTCAAAAGAAACTATTAAAACAATCATTCAGAAAATGGAAATAGCCGGCGATATGTTATTTTCATCCGGCGACTATAAAATATTTTTCACCAAAATCGATAATAAACCAGAACTCCTTCATGAGATAGGAAGACTTCGGGAAATCACCTTCAGAAGCGTAGGAGAAGGTACCAATAAATCTATAGATACAGACCATTACGACCATTATTATCATCATTTGATCCTCTGGGATGACCAAAATAAAGCAATTGCAGGAGCTTACCGATTGGGCTTGGGCAAAAAAATTTATCAAAAATATGGGATTAATGGTTTTTATATTCAAGAGCTATTTCATCTTCAGGATAAAATGCATGAAATTATGTCCCAATCTATAGAGATGGGCAGATCATTTATTGTACAAAATTACCAACAAAAGCCAACGCCATTGTTTAATTTATGGAAAGGAATAATGATAGTTGCTCAACAATATCCTGACCATAAATACCTTATTGGAGCAGCAAGTATCAGCAATGATTTTTCTGATTGTTCCAAAGCGCTTATTACCAGATACCTGGAGCATCATTATCTTGACCAGCGCTTTTCTTCCCATATTAAGCCTAAAAAACATTATAAATACCCTCTCAATCCCTTACAAAAGCGCACCCTCAAGGAATTGATCAACGGAGATATTTGTGACGCCGATAAAATCATCAGTAATATAGAGCCTGACGGTAAAAAAATACCCATCCTGATCAAAAAGTATCTGAAAC
- a CDS encoding glycosyltransferase family 1 protein — MSQKLRLAFFAEILIEDFDGASRSITNILKRIPADQHEVLLICGVPPKNKTNWQIFIVPVVKIPVNEDYRMAVPQLGFNRLHKQLIDFNPDVIHISTPSLLGKYALSYGRKQNIPVITVYHTHFISYIDYYMSKMKFLIPVVKSWIVSGQKRFYAKCDKVYIPTKAMKNELLDMGFDEHNFRIWPRGINTTLFSPGKRDSKHMNSITQNTNKNILFASRLVWEKNLETLIRIYQLCTSKNLPYNFIIAGDGVARETLKEQMPDAIFLGHQNHESLAVLYASCDVFLFTSISETFGNVVIEAQASGLPVVIANGGGSAGLVDHGINGYLCSPQDESVYLAYINDICQNTTLSGYLIQNAYETVKQYQWSSLMEIYLSDLQVLKCKREQEKNISIPFPMELAM, encoded by the coding sequence ATGTCACAAAAACTCAGACTTGCATTTTTTGCAGAAATCCTCATAGAAGATTTTGACGGGGCATCCAGAAGCATCACAAACATTCTTAAAAGAATTCCAGCCGACCAACATGAAGTACTATTGATTTGTGGTGTTCCTCCAAAAAATAAAACCAATTGGCAGATTTTTATCGTTCCGGTTGTAAAAATTCCTGTCAATGAAGATTACAGAATGGCGGTACCCCAACTTGGGTTTAACAGATTGCATAAACAATTGATTGATTTTAATCCTGATGTAATTCATATTTCCACTCCATCTTTATTGGGTAAGTATGCATTATCATACGGGCGCAAACAAAACATACCTGTCATTACGGTATATCACACCCATTTTATTTCCTACATAGATTATTATATGTCAAAAATGAAGTTTTTGATACCTGTAGTAAAAAGCTGGATCGTATCTGGCCAAAAAAGATTTTATGCTAAATGTGACAAAGTCTATATACCTACCAAAGCGATGAAAAATGAATTGCTGGATATGGGGTTTGATGAGCACAACTTTAGGATATGGCCCAGAGGAATCAATACGACACTTTTTTCACCGGGAAAGAGGGACAGTAAACATATGAATTCAATAACCCAAAACACCAATAAAAATATCCTGTTTGCCAGCAGATTAGTTTGGGAAAAAAACCTTGAGACTTTGATTCGAATTTATCAATTATGTACATCCAAGAACCTGCCTTATAATTTTATTATAGCAGGAGACGGTGTTGCCAGAGAAACATTAAAGGAACAAATGCCAGATGCTATCTTTTTGGGACATCAAAATCATGAGAGTTTAGCTGTTCTCTATGCTTCATGTGATGTATTTTTATTTACATCCATATCAGAGACTTTTGGCAATGTAGTGATAGAAGCACAAGCTTCTGGGCTACCTGTGGTCATAGCTAATGGTGGTGGTTCTGCAGGATTGGTAGATCATGGTATCAATGGATATCTTTGTTCTCCACAAGATGAAAGTGTTTATCTGGCTTATATAAATGATATTTGCCAGAATACAACATTAAGTGGCTATTTGATCCAAAATGCATATGAAACTGTCAAACAATATCAATGGTCATCCCTGATGGAAATATATTTGAGTGATTTGCAGGTATTAAAATGTAAAAGAGAACAGGAAAAAAATATCTCCATACCTTTCCCTATGGAGTTGGCCATGTGA